TTCGGTTTGATGCCAGGAACATTTCAAAATGCCGGCTTCCGAATTCGGTGCCACAATCAACGACCAGTGTCAATCGGAGATGCAGCCTGATTGGACGTCGTTATGTCGAAAATCTTAACGATATGCATCAGCACTCCACACCTTCCCGCCTTTACTGTTTGACTCCGAGAGGCCTCGGATCAAGATACGTTGAAAGCTTAACATGCTATACGGTTCGGCTGGCAAAAGCTCATTGTCTTCGAACTCTAAGCCTGATGAAAAAAGAGATTGGCGCTGTTACCGGAAAATTGTGGCTGACGAAGGAAGGCAGGCACGAAGATAGAAAATATCTGAATGGCATGGGCACTACTGCATCCGATTGGGTGATTGCATTAGAGACCCTTACAGGATGTCAGCACCTGAAGCAGCTTTCGTTTCTGAGTTACAAACATGTGATCGATGGCAAAGGCTTGATGTACCCTCACCGGCGATGGTGCCCCAGATGTTATGAAGAATGGCTCAACAGTGGAGAAGATGTATATGATCCGATAGCCTGGTACTTTAATGGAATCCAGGCATGTTTGCTCCATCAGGTGTTGCTCGCAGTACATTGCCCGCACTGCAGTCGGACGCAACCATTTGTGCCGATGTATCCCGAACTCTCCATTTGTGCTCATTGCCAGAAATCGCTCGCCGGAAACTATACAAAGGAACGAGTAGCAGGAAAGTACGATTCCGAAAATACTGTCGCTGAATTCTTGATCCTGGCCAGCCGATTGAAAGAACTGGATCGGTCAGATTTTGTGGGAAGGATCAAACAACTCGTGAGCACAGCGGCTGATGGTAATTGTTCAGTACTTGCTCGTCTTGTTGGAATATCCCGCGCGTGCATTGAGAATTGGTGCCGCGGCGTAATGATTCCCAAGCTACAAAGCTTTTGCCAATTGTGCAGAGGCTTAGAGACAGGTCCGTTGGAATTTTTCTCTAAACGCTTTCCACCGGAATCATTTTGCGCGGAGGTGCGAAGCCGGATTGCGAAAAATAGCCTGAGAAAAAACAGTCCGCTTGATCATAAATGCAATTGGAATCACGTTGAGAAAACACTCATCCGGATTGTTAACGCAAAGCAAAGGCCTGAGACGGTAAGCAAAATAGAAAAGCAATTGCAGTTGCCTCAAGGCAAACTCTATGAGCGCTTTCCCACACTTTGCAGGAAAATTACACAGCGTCATTATTCTGAAGCCAAAGGGCGTATACGGCCACGATGCGTAGCGCCGGAAATTATCAAGGAATTTAACAGATCGATGAAGGAAGAACCTCCAATTCCAGTGAACGAATTCGCCAGACGGATCAAATACAACAAGGATTATTTATATGGCGCCTATCCATTTATCTCTCATAAGATCCGTTCGCGATTCCGGGAATACCAAAAGCAGCTTCAGAGAGAACACGAGACCCAACTGCTCCGCCA
This DNA window, taken from bacterium, encodes the following:
- a CDS encoding TniQ family protein; translation: MHQHSTPSRLYCLTPRGLGSRYVESLTCYTVRLAKAHCLRTLSLMKKEIGAVTGKLWLTKEGRHEDRKYLNGMGTTASDWVIALETLTGCQHLKQLSFLSYKHVIDGKGLMYPHRRWCPRCYEEWLNSGEDVYDPIAWYFNGIQACLLHQVLLAVHCPHCSRTQPFVPMYPELSICAHCQKSLAGNYTKERVAGKYDSENTVAEFLILASRLKELDRSDFVGRIKQLVSTAADGNCSVLARLVGISRACIENWCRGVMIPKLQSFCQLCRGLETGPLEFFSKRFPPESFCAEVRSRIAKNSLRKNSPLDHKCNWNHVEKTLIRIVNAKQRPETVSKIEKQLQLPQGKLYERFPTLCRKITQRHYSEAKGRIRPRCVAPEIIKEFNRSMKEEPPIPVNEFARRIKYNKDYLYGAYPFISHKIRSRFREYQKQLQREHETQLLRQALAAHPPVNIAEFTKQTGLQKFYLRRHHGDLCRKLSQRYIQFRSNQTVVKIRETLKRNLEINPPPSTKSVIAEICQSLGWKGCHATKIYRCAGNLVRAITDRRNKYEEKLMAEKRKHYQREVKRVVSSLQSKGEYPSFQKIARLVRPKASYTTPWFHKIADEVRSEFGLTARRRTDGT